Proteins from one candidate division KSB1 bacterium genomic window:
- a CDS encoding glycoside hydrolase family 30 protein encodes MKSFYFIPVFAVILTACSSSDHHNYTQVQVIQTSRQGDQLNETARLDLSAGSVSDAVEIRLDPAQTFQTLEGFGGSFTEASAHVLKQLSADKRDEVIRAYFSDQGSNYTLTRTHMNSCDFSLGSYSYAPVAGDTALEHFSVQEDKDDIIPLIKDAMAVSRDGFKLISSPWTAPPWMKTNEDWFGGSLKPEYYETWALFFARYIRAYQQEGIPVWAVTVENEPLGNDSNWESMHYTPEEMRDFIKYHLGPQFSNDNIDTRIMIFDQNRDHVQEWADVILSDSAAYGYTWGIAVHWYRSTVDWFPEALNAAHEQFPQKPLLNTEACIDAEIPVWRDDAWYWQKNATDWGFEYASEENKHLHPRYVPAFRYARDIIGGLNSHLVGWVDWNLILNDQGGPNHVQNWCIAPVIARPESNQVYYTPLYYVLAHFSRYMRPDARRISAQCSHDDLMVTACINPDQRMAVQVFNPSESPVPFQVTLGDKRVSHEIPAAALQTLLIH; translated from the coding sequence ATGAAATCCTTTTATTTTATTCCTGTTTTTGCTGTGATCTTGACAGCCTGCTCATCATCTGATCACCACAACTATACACAGGTTCAAGTTATTCAAACTTCCAGGCAGGGAGATCAGCTGAATGAAACGGCCCGACTCGATCTCAGCGCCGGGAGTGTTTCTGACGCTGTTGAAATCCGTCTTGATCCCGCACAGACGTTTCAGACGCTTGAAGGATTCGGCGGCTCGTTCACAGAGGCTTCCGCGCATGTCTTGAAACAGTTGAGTGCGGATAAACGCGACGAGGTGATTCGCGCTTATTTTTCTGATCAGGGCTCCAATTACACCCTGACCCGGACCCATATGAATAGTTGCGATTTTTCCCTCGGCTCCTATTCCTATGCTCCTGTCGCGGGCGATACGGCGCTGGAGCATTTTTCCGTTCAGGAAGACAAAGACGACATTATCCCGTTAATCAAGGATGCGATGGCAGTATCTCGGGACGGGTTCAAACTGATTTCCAGTCCCTGGACCGCGCCGCCCTGGATGAAGACCAACGAGGATTGGTTCGGAGGATCGCTGAAACCCGAATATTATGAGACCTGGGCGCTGTTTTTCGCCAGGTATATCCGTGCCTATCAGCAGGAGGGTATTCCCGTGTGGGCGGTTACCGTAGAAAACGAACCGCTGGGCAATGATTCCAACTGGGAAAGTATGCATTACACCCCGGAAGAAATGCGTGATTTTATAAAGTATCACCTGGGACCGCAGTTTAGCAATGACAATATTGACACCCGTATAATGATATTCGACCAAAACCGCGATCATGTGCAGGAATGGGCGGATGTCATATTGTCCGATTCCGCCGCCTATGGCTATACCTGGGGTATTGCCGTGCACTGGTATCGCAGCACAGTCGATTGGTTCCCGGAGGCGCTGAATGCGGCGCATGAACAGTTTCCGCAAAAACCGCTGCTGAATACTGAAGCCTGCATCGATGCTGAAATTCCCGTTTGGCGCGATGATGCGTGGTACTGGCAGAAAAATGCCACAGACTGGGGATTTGAATATGCGTCTGAAGAAAACAAACATCTGCATCCCCGCTATGTACCTGCTTTTCGCTATGCACGTGATATTATCGGCGGACTGAACAGTCATTTGGTGGGCTGGGTGGACTGGAATCTAATTTTGAATGATCAGGGCGGTCCCAATCATGTTCAGAACTGGTGTATTGCACCGGTGATCGCCCGTCCGGAGAGCAATCAGGTCTATTACACGCCCTTGTATTATGTGCTGGCGCATTTCAGCCGTTACATGCGGCCGGACGCCAGGCGTATCTCTGCGCAATGCAGTCATGATGATTTGATGGTCACGGCCTGTATCAATCCGGATCAACGCATGGCCGTGCAGGTTTTTAATCCATCGGAATCCCCGGTGCCCTTTCAGGTGACCCTGGGTGACAAGCGCGTGTCGCATGAAATTCCGGCGGCTGCTTTGCAGACGCTATTGATACATTAA
- a CDS encoding DNA-binding response regulator codes for MIPDLIISDIMMPEITGIDMCNQLKQDEKTSHIPIILLTAYTSQQYRIDSLNQGADAYLTKPFSIDVLEAQVVNLLDSRTKLRERFTSHFLLEPQKVEITDVDERFLKRVIDVIEKHMSDAKFNADMLSSKVGLSRMQLYRKLRGLTNQTVHEFIRSIRLKRAVQLLEEKRMTITEVAYDVGFNDLTYFARCFRKQYDKSPSEYISSR; via the coding sequence ATGATACCGGATCTGATCATATCGGATATTATGATGCCCGAGATCACCGGAATTGATATGTGCAATCAACTCAAACAGGATGAGAAAACCAGTCACATTCCAATTATTCTGTTGACAGCCTACACAAGCCAGCAATATCGAATAGACAGTCTGAATCAGGGTGCGGATGCCTATCTCACCAAGCCATTCAGCATAGATGTGCTGGAGGCGCAGGTTGTGAATCTGCTGGATTCGCGTACAAAATTACGCGAAAGATTTACTTCGCATTTTCTGCTGGAACCGCAAAAAGTCGAGATCACGGACGTAGATGAACGCTTTTTAAAACGCGTGATCGATGTCATTGAAAAACATATGTCGGATGCCAAATTTAACGCCGACATGCTGAGCAGCAAAGTCGGTTTGAGCCGTATGCAGCTGTACCGCAAATTGCGCGGACTGACCAATCAAACCGTGCATGAATTCATTCGCAGTATCCGGCTTAAACGCGCGGTGCAGCTTTTGGAAGAAAAGCGCATGACCATCACAGAAGTGGCCTATGATGTCGGATTCAATGACCTGACCTATTTTGCCCGCTGTTTTAGAAAACAATACGACAAATCCCCTTCGGAATATATTTCCAGCCGTTAA
- a CDS encoding two-component regulator propeller domain-containing protein: MCFTTIRWIRLTRADSIPNSVYSIYKDRSGNIWVGTFAGGINLMMRGKAAFQHYKHIPGRKNGPSHNMVTNFLEDERGQLWIGTDGGGLNVFDPQNKTFKHYTAANSNLSSDVILSLFQNQEKQLWVGTWADGLYRFDPNSGRVKRFTRETHALGSNNIFDIESDFAGNLWMASFWGGLTFLDPTGDSTRIYRSENSNLSDDDVRVICRDHDGTFWVGTDAGLDHFDPVSKKFVNYQHEQSDTGSLSKGFVLSILVSRDSTLWVGTIGGLNRFDRETGTFEHYTVDVGLPNDEIRSIVEDNDGMLWLGTNKGLSRFNPVTETFVNYDMSDGLRINEFSSRSSLLLSNGSLVFGGNNGFNMFQPKNLERNSFIPPVLLTDFRIFNESVEIGERDSLLQQDISETRAIELSYRHSVFSFDFVALNYISPEKNQYAYMMQGFESSWNYVGSRRTATYTNLDPGRYVFKVKASNNDGIWNETGASVNILIHPPFWKTWWAYLIEALLVLALISFVLNYFISRQRLRHKLKMEHLELEKMYELDQIKTHFFTNISHEFHSPLTLIIDPLEKIVKTFHVDEKLRNSLELIHRNARRLQRMTRQLMDFQKLETGDLQLYLSRGDIVQFVKAIFYSFADYASQHQITFKFESEIEDAAVWFDPDKLDKVVYNLLSNAFKFTPDGGTVRVGVSLLSGSQLKQMNLQDKADRYIEIQVQDNGIGIAKDQIDNIFKRFYQIDTSDSTNKRGIGIGLAFIYEILRLYQGDISVDSEHQKGTTFTVRIPVDEHYLEENQLVGEFKHQPMNDFYMSDLAGSISKPSKQNGQPDAHKGKEDIPSILIVEDDMQILDYIQKSLQSECRIYKATNGEEGLEKGRKNDTGSDHIGYYDARDHRN; this comes from the coding sequence ATGTGTTTTACCACAATCAGGTGGATCCGTTTGACCCGGGCGGACTCGATTCCCAATTCTGTTTATTCAATTTACAAGGATCGGTCGGGTAATATCTGGGTGGGCACGTTTGCCGGGGGCATTAATCTGATGATGCGCGGCAAGGCCGCCTTTCAGCATTACAAACATATTCCGGGCCGGAAAAACGGTCCGAGTCATAATATGGTGACCAATTTCCTGGAGGATGAGAGAGGTCAACTGTGGATTGGTACGGACGGCGGCGGTCTGAATGTTTTTGATCCGCAAAATAAAACTTTCAAGCATTATACGGCGGCCAACAGCAATTTGAGCAGTGATGTCATCCTGAGTTTGTTTCAAAATCAGGAAAAGCAGTTATGGGTTGGAACCTGGGCGGATGGATTGTACCGATTCGATCCAAATTCCGGACGTGTAAAACGTTTCACGCGTGAAACCCATGCTCTGGGAAGCAATAATATTTTTGACATCGAGTCTGATTTCGCCGGCAATCTCTGGATGGCGTCGTTTTGGGGCGGTTTGACGTTTTTGGATCCGACCGGTGATTCGACCCGGATTTACCGATCTGAAAACAGCAATCTGAGTGATGACGATGTACGGGTGATTTGCCGGGATCATGACGGAACCTTCTGGGTGGGAACGGATGCCGGTCTGGACCACTTTGATCCGGTTAGTAAAAAGTTTGTCAATTATCAACACGAACAATCCGATACCGGCAGTCTAAGCAAGGGATTTGTTTTGTCCATTCTGGTGTCCCGGGATTCCACACTCTGGGTGGGCACCATCGGCGGATTGAATCGCTTTGACCGTGAAACCGGAACGTTTGAACACTATACCGTCGACGTTGGCCTGCCCAATGATGAGATTAGATCCATTGTTGAAGATAACGACGGCATGCTGTGGCTCGGGACCAATAAAGGATTGTCGCGGTTTAATCCGGTGACCGAAACCTTTGTCAATTACGATATGTCGGATGGGTTGCGAATTAATGAATTCAGTTCCCGAAGCTCGTTGCTGCTGAGCAATGGTTCGCTGGTATTCGGCGGCAATAACGGCTTTAACATGTTCCAGCCCAAAAATCTCGAACGCAATTCTTTTATTCCGCCTGTGCTCCTCACCGATTTCAGGATTTTTAACGAGTCGGTAGAGATTGGAGAGCGCGATTCATTGCTGCAGCAGGATATCAGTGAAACCCGGGCGATAGAGCTCAGCTACCGTCATTCGGTTTTTTCTTTTGATTTTGTGGCTCTGAACTATATTTCTCCTGAAAAGAATCAATATGCCTATATGATGCAAGGGTTTGAATCCAGTTGGAATTATGTGGGCTCCCGGCGCACCGCAACCTATACGAACCTGGATCCGGGTCGTTATGTATTCAAAGTCAAAGCCTCGAACAATGACGGCATCTGGAACGAAACCGGCGCCTCGGTCAATATTCTGATTCATCCCCCGTTTTGGAAAACCTGGTGGGCTTATCTGATTGAAGCGCTTCTCGTCCTGGCGCTCATTTCCTTTGTTCTGAATTATTTTATCAGCCGCCAGCGTCTGCGCCATAAACTGAAAATGGAGCACTTGGAACTGGAAAAAATGTACGAACTGGATCAGATTAAAACGCATTTTTTCACCAATATTTCACACGAGTTTCATTCTCCGCTGACTTTGATCATTGATCCGCTTGAAAAAATTGTCAAGACGTTTCATGTGGACGAAAAACTGAGAAACAGTCTGGAACTCATCCACCGGAATGCGCGCCGGCTGCAGCGCATGACCCGCCAGCTGATGGATTTTCAAAAACTGGAAACCGGAGACCTGCAGCTTTACTTGTCGCGCGGGGATATTGTACAGTTTGTAAAAGCGATTTTTTATTCATTTGCAGATTACGCCTCGCAGCACCAGATCACGTTCAAATTCGAATCTGAAATTGAGGACGCGGCTGTGTGGTTCGATCCGGACAAGCTGGACAAGGTTGTGTATAATCTGCTTTCCAATGCATTCAAATTCACACCGGACGGCGGCACCGTCAGAGTCGGCGTATCATTACTGTCGGGGAGTCAGCTGAAACAAATGAATCTGCAGGATAAAGCTGACCGCTATATTGAAATTCAGGTCCAGGACAACGGGATCGGCATTGCCAAAGATCAGATTGATAATATATTTAAACGGTTTTATCAGATCGATACATCCGATTCAACCAACAAACGCGGTATCGGGATTGGCCTGGCGTTCATTTACGAAATTCTGCGGTTATATCAGGGCGATATATCGGTGGACAGCGAGCACCAAAAAGGCACCACCTTTACGGTGCGGATTCCGGTCGATGAGCATTATCTGGAAGAAAATCAGCTGGTCGGAGAGTTTAAACATCAACCGATGAACGACTTTTACATGTCTGATCTGGCGGGATCCATCTCGAAACCATCAAAGCAGAACGGACAGCCCGATGCGCACAAGGGCAAGGAAGATATTCCCAGTATCCTGATTGTAGAGGATGATATGCAGATTCTGGATTATATTCAGAAATCTCTGCAGAGCGAGTGCCGCATTTACAAGGCAACGAATGGAGAGGAAGGACTGGAAAAAGGCCGGAAAAATGATACCGGATCTGATCATATCGGATATTATGATGCCCGAGATCACCGGAATTGA